One stretch of Burkholderia sp. DNA includes these proteins:
- a CDS encoding IS630 family transposase codes for MEKRDMRSLPREAREERRRQVINLRTRGWTYEEIAKHTNLSRTGVFDICKRYAREGAAGLRDKPSGGAVNPRRALSEQQEVEIRALLRDQMPDQLKMSFALWTRHALRELIRKRCGLTLTLQGVGLYLARWGFTPQKPMKRAYEQQSEAVQAWLNETYPEISRRAIAEGAEIQWGDETGLRSHDVRGRSYAPIGKTPERRVASRREGLSVMSSVTNRGQVRWKVFEGAMNADILLDFLKRLIKDMRSKKVFLILDNLKVHHAKPVTAWLAEHGDEIEVFYLPSYSQELNPDEMLNADLKANVMK; via the coding sequence ATGGAAAAAAGAGATATGAGATCGCTTCCTCGTGAGGCACGTGAAGAGCGGCGACGTCAGGTGATCAACCTGCGCACGCGCGGCTGGACCTACGAAGAGATTGCCAAGCATACGAACCTGTCGCGCACTGGTGTGTTCGATATTTGCAAACGCTACGCCCGCGAAGGTGCGGCTGGATTGCGTGACAAGCCGAGCGGCGGAGCAGTGAACCCACGCCGTGCCCTAAGTGAGCAGCAAGAAGTGGAAATTCGCGCGCTGTTACGCGATCAGATGCCGGACCAGTTGAAGATGTCGTTTGCGTTGTGGACGCGACATGCCCTGCGGGAGTTGATCCGGAAGCGATGCGGTTTGACGCTGACGCTGCAGGGTGTCGGCCTGTATCTGGCGCGCTGGGGTTTCACGCCGCAAAAGCCGATGAAACGCGCCTACGAGCAGCAATCGGAAGCGGTGCAGGCATGGCTGAACGAGACGTACCCGGAGATTTCACGCCGGGCCATAGCTGAAGGCGCGGAGATCCAGTGGGGCGACGAAACGGGGCTCCGCTCGCACGATGTTCGAGGCCGCTCCTACGCGCCGATTGGCAAGACGCCCGAGCGACGCGTGGCGAGTCGACGCGAAGGTCTTTCGGTGATGTCGTCGGTGACGAACCGTGGCCAGGTGCGCTGGAAAGTCTTCGAGGGTGCGATGAACGCCGACATTCTGCTCGATTTCCTGAAGCGGCTGATTAAAGACATGCGCAGCAAGAAGGTGTTTCTGATTCTTGACAACCTGAAGGTTCATCACGCCAAACCGGTCACGGCGTGGTTGGCCGAGCACGGCGACGAGATCGAAGTGTTCTACCTGCCGTCGTACAGCCAGGAACTGAATCCCGACGAGATGCTCAATGCTGACCTGAAGGCGAACGTGATGAAATAG